From the Solanum lycopersicum chromosome 10, SLM_r2.1 genome, one window contains:
- the LOC101266271 gene encoding vacuolar protein sorting-associated protein 22 homolog 1, with protein MRRRPGIGGLQNAAVARDQYRLLGENVAKLRTDLMKEQLATFRSQLEDFARKHKNDIRKNPAFRAQFHEMCAKVGVDPLASNKGFWAELLGIGDFYYELGVQIIEVCLATRPHNGGLISLDDLCKLLGQRRKAVRETISEDDCLRAISKLKVLGSGFEVITVGKRKLVRSVPTELNKDHNEILELAQAQGFVTVDEVQRRLNWSSGRATDALETLLEEGLAMIDDGHRDGKRRYWFPCVSSVSSYVGADTL; from the exons ATGAGGCGGAGACCGGGAATCGGAGGTCTGCAGAACGCGGCGGTGGCTAGG GATCAATATCGATTGTTAGGGGAAAATGTTGCGAAATTGAGAACAGATCTTATGAAAGAGCAGCTCGCTACTTTTCGATCTCAGCTTGAAGATTTCGCTCGAAAACACAAG aATGACATTCGCAAGAACCCTGCATTCAGGGCACAGTTCCACGAGATGTGTGCTAAAGTCGGAGTAGATCCTCTAGCATCAAACAAGGGTTTCTGGGCGGAACTCTTGGGGATTGGTGACTTCTATTATGAACTTG GGGTACAGATTATTGAGGTTTGCCTAGCTACTAGACCCCACAATGGAGGTTTGATAAGCTTGGATGATCTTTGTAAACTGCTTGGTCAGAGACGGAAAGCTGTGCGCGAGACAATATCTGAAGATGATTGCTTGCGTGCTATAAGCAAGCTGAAG GTACTAGGTAGCGGTTTTGAGGTGATTACAGTGGGAAAGAGAAAGCTTGTTAGATCTGTCCCTACCGAACTGAATAAGGATCACAATGAAATTTTAGAGCTCGCGCAG GCTCAAGGTTTTGTCACTGTTGATGAGGTACAAAGACGCCTAAACTGGTCTTCAGGTCGTGCAACTGATGCGCTTGAAACACTGTTGGAG GAAGGGCTTGCCATGATCGATGATGGGCATAGAGATGGCAAACGTCGATACTGGTTCCCTTGTGTGTCCTCTGTCTCCTCCTATGTAGGTGCAGACACTCTTTAG
- the LOC101255738 gene encoding protein PLASTID MOVEMENT IMPAIRED 1 produces the protein MADYITNRRNSNTQLLQELEALSETLYQPPSHPPTTRRTTSLVLPRDSIPPIESLTSGAKNDNDTDSIVVNPKPRSRRMSLSPWRSRPKLDIQSEDNIQQQTNTSTSNAKLVKKLDGKGADLNSEKKGLWNWKPIRALAHIGKQKLSCLFSVEVVTVQGLPTSMNGLRLSVCVRKKETKDGAVQTMPSRVTQGAADFEETLFIRCNVYYTPGTGTSNGGARYKFEPRPFSIFVFAVDAEELDFGKNIVDLSEMIEESVQKSFEGSRIRQWDTSYTLSGKAKGGEVVLKLGFQIMEKDGGVGIYSQGEGGTKNAKSYSSTFARKQSKTSFSVQSPRMTSLSSANWTPSQGGTTANIQGIDELNLDDEPVKEEPESKVEDLDLPDFDIVDKGIEIQDKGVEMEDKDELATKEVGEEEEDGDERSEGNSDKRSVSSSHEVVKEVVHDQMHLTRLSALDSIAQQIKALESMFRDENQVKMEEDDSESQRLDADEETVTREFLQLLEDPGVSQQKTDNQETPALKLQGGGGNEDNEKRESGIFIPDLAKGLGCVVQTRNGGFLAAMNPLNTVVLRKDTPKLAMQISKPFVLPSVPSSMIGFELFQRMAAVGLEEFTSKILSMMPMEELVGKTAEQIAFEGIASAIIQGRNKEGGASSSAAETVAVVKSMATAMNTSRNERISTGIWNISDKPSTVDEILAFTLQKMEAMTVEALKIQADIPEEEAPFDVSAIKKDDDGHPLDSAVPLEDWTKDDKSDSIMISVVVQLRDPLRQFEAVGGPMIALVQAVPIDEETNNFDDEEKKFKVACLAIGGLKVRSGGKKNAWDTEKQKLTAMQWLIAYGLGKMAKKAKKTSPLKGQDLLWSISSRVMADMWLKSIRNPDIKFIM, from the coding sequence ATGGCGGATTACATAACTAATAGAAGAAATTCCAATACACAACTATTGCAAGAACTTGAAGCACTAAGTGAAACACTCTATCAACCACCATCACACCCTCCAACTACCCGAAGAACCACCTCCCTTGTCTTGCCTCGAGATTCAATCCCTCCAATCGAATCCCTAACAAGTGGTGCTAAAAATGACAACGATACTGATAGTATCGTTGTCAATCCTAAGCCGAGATCCAGGAGGATGTCATTATCCCCCTGGCGATCTCGGCCTAAACTGGACATCCAAAGCGAGGACAATATACAACAACAAACCAATACCAGCACCAGCAACGCAAAGTTAGTTAAGAAATTGGATGGCAAAGGAGCTGATTTGAATTCCGAGAAGAAAGGCTTGTGGAACTGGAAACCAATTCGAGCTCTTGCTCACATTGGTAAGCAAAAGTTAAGTTGTTTATTCTCAGTTGAAGTCGTGACCGTTCAAGGACTACCAACGTCCATGAACGGTCTACGGCTATCTGTTTgtgtaagaaaaaaagaaactaaagatGGAGCAGTACAAACTATGCCATCTAGAGTTACACAAGGAGCTGCAGATTTTGAAGAAACACTTTTTATCAGATGTAATGTTTATTATACACCCGGGACAGGTACTAGCAATGGAGGGGCTCGATATAAATTCGAGCCCCGTCCATTTTCCATTTTTGTCTTTGCAGTTGATGCAGAGGAACTTGATTTTGGAAAAAACATAGTTGATTTGAGTGAAATGATTGAGGAGTCAGTGCAGAAGAGTTTTGAAGGAAGTCGAATTCGCCAATGGGATACGAGTTATACTCTCTCCGGGAAGGCGAAAGGAGGAGAGGTGGTTTTGAAGTTAGGATTTCAGATCATGGAGAAAGATGGTGGAGTTGGGATTTATAGCCAAGGTGAAGGGGGAACGAAGAACGCGAAGAGCTACTCATCTACATTTGCTAGAAAGCAATCGAAAACGTCTTTTAGTGTTCAGAGTCCAAGAATGACTAGTTTAAGTTCAGCTAACTGGACTCCATCACAAGGAGGAACAACAGCAAATATTCAAGGGATTGATGAGCTGAATCTAGACGATGAGCCTGTGAAGGAGGAGCCAGAGTCGAAAGTAGAGGATCTTGATCTCCCTGATTTCGATATTGTGGATAAAGGAATTGAAATTCAAGACAAAGGAGTTGAAATGGAAGATAAAGATGAATTAGCTACAAAAGAAGTAGGAGAGGAGGAGGAAGATGGAGACGAGCGATCAGAAGGAAATTCTGATAAAAGATCGGTATCATCTAGTCACGAGGTTGTTAAGGAAGTCGTCCACGATCAAATGCATTTGACAAGATTGTCAGCACTTGATTCCATTGCACAGCAAATCAAAGCACTTGAATCAATGTTTAGAGATGAAAATCAAGTTAAGATGGAGGAGGATGATTCCGAATCCCAAAGGCTGGATGCCGATGAGGAAACTGTGACAAGGGAATTCCTCCAACTACTGGAAGATCCAGGTGTTAGTCAGCAGAAGACGGATAATCAAGAAACCCCCGCGTTAAAGCTTCAAGGAGGAGGAGGAAATGAAGACAACGAAAAGAGAGAATCGGGCATTTTCATACCTGATCTTGCTAAGGGGTTAGGATGTGTTGTTCAAACAAGAAATGGCGGTTTTTTAGCAGCTATGAATCCTCTTAATACTGTTGTTTTGAGAAAAGACACTCCGAAACTTGCAATGCAGATATCAAAACCATTTGTCCTTCCATCAGTTCCGTCATCTATGATTGGATTCGAGTTGTTCCAGAGGATGGCAGCTGTGGGGCTAGAGGAATTTACGTCCAAGATCTTATCGATGATGCCAATGGAAGAGCTTGTGGGCAAAACAGCGGAGCAGATAGCATTTGAAGGCATTGCTTCAGCAATTATTCAAGGGAGGAACAAAGAAGGAGGCGCCAGCTCAAGTGCTGCTGAGACAGTTGCAGTAGTGAAATCAATGGCGACAGCGATGAACACAAGCAGGAACGAGAGGATCTCTACGGGGATATGGAACATCAGTGACAAGCCGTCTACAGTGGACGAGATTCTTGCATTCACACTGCAGAAAATGGAGGCAATGACAGTCGAAGCATTGAAAATTCAAGCAGACATACCGGAAGAAGAGGCTCCTTTCGATGTTTCAGCTATCAAAAAAGATGATGATGGTCACCCGTTGGACTCTGCTGTCCCACTCGAAGACTGGacaaaagatgacaaaagtgaTAGTATAATGATCTCAGTTGTGGTTCAACTGAGGGATCCGTTGAGGCAATTCGAAGCAGTTGGAGGACCTATGATAGCACTGGTTCAAGCAGTTCCTATTGATGAGGAAACTAACAACTTTGATGATGAGGAAAAGAAGTTTAAAGTCGCGTGTCTGGCTATTGGCGGATTGAAAGTCAGGAGCGGAGGAAAGAAGAACGCGTGGGACACAGAAAAACAGAAATTGACAGCAATGCAGTGGCTAATAGCTTATGGACTTGGTAAAATGGCGAAAAAAGCAAAGAAAACTTCACCACTAAAAGGCCAAGACTTGCTATGGAGCATATCATCGCGTGTAATGGCAGATATGTGGCTGAAATCGATAAGAAATCCGGATATCAAGTTCATCATGTAG
- the LOC101262865 gene encoding probable serine/threonine-protein kinase PBL23 — MKFGSKNKMKMKMKMNCFRCCVANEDHKKTLKKNNQEHKNNKSQSSFDNLSLKTDSNRRKYIAEEIAKLGKGNISAEIFSYLELKIATQNFNNDRLLGEGGFGRVYKGHIESKNLDVAVKQLDRNGFQGTREFLVEVLILSLLHHPNLVNLVGYCSDGDQRILVYEYMPNGSLEDHLLETSPDRKPLDWDTRMKIAEGAAKGLEYLHEKANPPVIYRDFKASNILLDENFDPKLSDFGLAKLGPTGDKSHVSTRVMGTYGYCAPEYASTGQLTTKSDVYSFGVVFLEMITGRRVIDTSKPSEEQDLVLWAQPLFRNKKKFHLMVDPLLEGNYPRKGLCQALAIAAMCLQNDASVRPLISDVVTALAFLAGNKKKDEDEEEAALDTPKTPLQSNTENIGTNEASVDT, encoded by the exons ATGAAATTTGGTAGCAAGAAtaaaatgaagatgaagatgaagatgaattgTTTTAGATGTTGTGTTGCAAATGAGGATCATAAAAAGACTTTGAAAAAGAACAATCAAGAACACAAAAACAACAAATCTCAATCTTCCTTTGACAATCTTTCTTTAAAAACTG ATAGCAACAGAAGGAAGTATATAGCAGAAGAAATAGCAAAACTTGGAAAAGGCAACATTTCTGCAGAAATCTTCTCATACCTGGAGTTGAAGATCGCCACTCAAAACTTCAACAACGATCGTTTGCTTGGTGAAGGTGGCTTTGGAAGAGTGTACAAGGGCCACATTGAAAGCAAGAATCTA GATGTTGCTGTGAAGCAACTTGACAGGAATGGTTTCCAAGGAACTAGAGAGTTTCTTGTGGAGGTTCTCATATTGAGTCTTCTTCATCATCCTAATCTTGTTAATCTGGTTGGATATTGTTCAGATGGTGATCAGAGAATTTTAGTATATGAATACATGCCAAATGGTTCACTAGAAGATCACCTACTTG AAACTAGTCCAGATAGAAAACCACTTGATTGGGATACAAGGATGAAAATTGCAGAAGGAGCAGCAAAAGGACTTGAATACTTGCATGAAAAAGCTAATCCTCCAGTGATTTACCGCGATTTTAAAGCATCAAACATACTTTTAGATGAGAACTTTGATCCAAAACTCTCTGATTTTGGACTTGCCAAGCTAGGTCCAACTGGTGATAAGAGTCATGTGTCTACAAGGGTCATGGGAACTTATGGTTATTGTGCACCAGAGTATGCTTCCACAGGACAATTGACCACGAAATCCGATGTGTATAGCTTTGGAGTTGTATTCTTGGAGATGATCACAGGTAGAAGAGTCATTGACACCTCAAAACCAAGTGAAGAACAGGATCTTGTTCTGTGG GCACAACCATTGTTCAGAAAcaagaaaaagtttcacttaATGGTAGATCCATTGCTGGAAGGGAACTATCCAAGGAAGGGACTGTGTCAAGCACTAGCAATTGCAGCAATGTGCCTGCAAAATGATGCCAGTGTTCGTCCGTTGATCAGTGATGTAGTTACTGCTTTGGCATTTCTAGCAGGGAACAAGAAAAAGGACGAGGACGAGGAGGAAGCTGCACTAGACACTCCAAAAACACCATTGCAAAGTAATACAGAGAACATTGGAACTAATGAAGCTAGTGTTGATACATAA
- the LOC778348 gene encoding microtubule-associated protein TORTIFOLIA1: MASQVSKSSKPSKPTTQSSSAPPSRSSSSSSSSSLSTHLAMIELKQRILTSISKLSDRDTHQIAVEDLEKIIQTLSNDGVSMLLNCLYDASNDPKPAVKKETLRLLPTVCASHGDSAATHLTKIIGNIVKRLKDSDSGVRDACRDAIGSLSSLYLKGEAESGGIGSVVALFVKPLFEAMNENNKTVQSGAALCMAKMVECASDPPVLSFQKLCPRICKYLNNPHFMAKASLLPVVSSLSQVGAIAQQNLEPLLQTIHECLSNTDWATRKAAADTLSALALNSSNLVAGGATSTLTVLEASRFDKIKPVRDSMLEALQHWKKIAGKEDGATDDQKASCVDGESSESAGSSEKDLRNAVGILKKRGPALSDRKLNPEFFQKLEERSSNDLPVEVVVPRQCLNASNTPTEVESAPDKAETGQRIMRKSHSDARYSNSESQTSGVSGREHDTVDDGDLNQREQSSYRAGFAKNAGPPEGFMANKGNWLAIQRQLLLLERQQAHLTNMLQDFMGGSHGSMVALENRVRGLERVVEDMARDLSLSAGRRGSAFTARFDESLNRPLGKYNSFHDYSSTKLGRGSEGSIPFGERFVPSDGNSSGMRGRSPPRRSDNPDAWDFHSYGKNGQSGSRRGIGGGPMDARSSKLENEIDQVGTRRGWAKGAGPVRFGEGPSARSIWQASKDEATLEAIRVAGDDNGTARGTRVAIPELEAEALTDDNNMQERDPVWTSWTNAMDAFSVGDMDSAFSEVLSTGDDFLLVKLMDRSGPVIDQLSNEVASETLHAVAQFLLEPNLTDICLSWVQQLLEIVVENEPEVVDLPMEVKKELLLNLNEISSSVDLPEDWEGATPEQLLLQLASAWDIDLQELEK; encoded by the exons ATGGCTTCTCAAGTATCCAAATCTTCAAAGCCCTCAAAACCCACAACACAATCATCATCAGCACCCCCTTCAaggtcatcatcatcatcttcatcttcatcactTTCAACCCATTTAGCCATGATTGAGCTGAAGCAAAGAATCCTTACATCTATCTCTAAGCTCTCTGACAGAGATACCCATCAGATCGCTGTTGAAGACCTCGAGAAAATCATCCAAACTCTATCAAACGACGGCGTTTCAATGCTCCTTAACTGTCTTTACGATGCCAGCAACGACCCAAAACCTGCCGTTAAGAAAGAAACCCTTCGGCTTCTTCCCACTGTATGTGCTTCGCACGGAGATTCTGCGGCGACCCATTTGACGAAAATTATCGGCAACATTGTTAAAAGGCTGAAGGATTCGGATTCGGGTGTTAGGGATGCGTGTCGTGATGCGATTGGGTCGTTGTCTTCGTTGTACTTGAAGGGAGAAGCTGAAAGTGGGGGGATTGGGTCTGTAGTTGCTTTGTTTGTGAAGCCATTGTTTGAGGCAATGAATGAGAATAACAAAACGGTTCAGAGTGGTGCTGCTTTGTGTATGGCTAAAATGGTGGAATGTGCTTCGGATCCCCCTGTATTGTCTTTTCAAAAGCTATGTCCAAGGATCTGCAAGTATCTTAACAATCCACATTTCATGGCAAAGGCTTCTTTATTGCCTGTTGTTTCAAGCTTATCACAG GTAGGGGCTATAGCACAGCAAAATTTGGAACCTTTACTGCAGACAATTCATGAATGCCTCAGCAATACAGATTGGGCAACTCGTAAGGCTGCAGCTGATACATTAAGCGCCTTGGCATTGAATTCAAGCAACTTGGTAGCAGGGGGAGCTACTTCCACTTTAACTGTGCTTGAAGCTTCTCGGTTTGACAAG ATAAAACCGGTGAGAGATAGTATGTTGGAAGCTTTGCAGCACTGGAAGAAAATTGCAGGGAAAGAAGATGGAGCCACAGATGATCAGAAAGCTTCATGTGTTG ATGGAGAATCTTCTGAATCTGCCGGATCGTCAGAAAAGGACCTCCGAAATGCTG TGGGCATATTAAAGAAGAGAGGTCCTGCTTTGTCAGACAGAAAATTGAACCCAGAATTCTTTCAGAAACTTGAAGAAAGGAGTTCAAATGATTTGCCTGTGGAGGTGGTTGTCCCTCGTCAATGTCTTAATGCATCTAATACACCAACTGAAGTAGAGTCTGCGCCAGACAAAGCAGAAACAGGACAGAGAATAATGAGGAAAAGCCATAGTGATGCTAGGTATAGTAACTCGGAGAGTCAAACTTCGGGGGTAAGTGGCAGAGAACATGATACTGTTGATGATGGAGATTTGAATCAGAGGGAACAATCCAGTTACCGTGCTGGTTTTGCAAAAAATGCTGGTCCGCCTGAGGGGTTTATGGCTAACAAAGGAAACTGGCTTGCTATTCAAAGACAATTGTTACTTCTGGAGAGACAGCAGGCTCATCTGACGAATATGTTGCAG GATTTCATGGGTGGATCTCATGGTAGCATGGTGGCTCTCGAGAACAGAGTACGTGGTCTTGAAAGAGTTGTTGAAGACATGGCACGTGATTTATCTCTTTCAGCAGGTCGAAGAGGTAGTGCTTTTACGGCAAGATTTGATGAATCTCTTAATAGGCCCCTTGGGAAGTATAATAGCTTCCACGATTACTCTAGTACCAAGCTTGGTAGAGGTAGTGAAGGTAGCATACCATTTGGAGAGAGGTTTGTACCATCTGATGGTAATTCATCAGGTATGAGGGGAAGGAGCCCACCACGTAGATCTGATAATCCTGATGCTTGGGACTTCCATTCATATGGTAAGAATGGGCAATCAGGATCTAGGAGAGGTATTGGTGGTGGTCCCATGGATGCTAGGTCATCTAAACTAGAAAACGAGATAGATCAGGTTGGCACAAGGAGAGGATGGGCCAAAGGAGCAGGACCTGTTAGGTTTGGCGAGGGACCTTCTGCTAGAAGTATCTGGCAAGCTTCAAAGGATGAAGCAACTTTGGAGGCAATCCGTGTGGCTGGTGATGACAATGGAACTGCTCGAGGTACTAGAGTAGCTATTCCAGAATTAGAGGCTGAAGCACTAACAGATGACAATAACATGCAAGAGCGTGATCCAGTTTGGACTTCCTGGACCAATGCAATGGATGCATTTTCTGTGGGTGATATGGATTCAGCATTTTCTGAAGTTTTATCTACTGGAGATGATTTCTTGCTTGTGAAGCTGATGGATAGATCAGGTCCAGTGATTGATCAACTGTCCAATGAGGTGGCAAGTGAGACTTTGCATGCTGTTGCCCAGTTTCTTCTGGAGCCAAACCTGACAGACATCTGTTTATCTTGGGTACAACAG TTGCTAGAAATTGTCGTAGAAAATGAACCTGAGGTTGTGGACCTTCCTATGGAAGTTAAAAAAGAGCTGCTGTTAAATTTGAACGAAATTTCATCATCAGTAGACCTTCCTGAGGACTGGGAAGGTGCAACACCAGAGCAACTATTGTTGCAGTTGGCATCTGCTTGGGATATTGATCTGCAAGAGCTGGAGAAGTAA
- the LOC101252125 gene encoding uncharacterized protein produces MAQMLEATKVGGGSIKVGTTGKVSALMSRELHSKKPSSQAPTSSRNKAPTVCGFIAGSATSPKRMKTRTPSDEASSSGTTSKHNTKSPESLRKTKHNNRKTHQIPILESENISVDGTPISKKPDRKGPYMVEIVDVKCKSMDRTWATPIKNSLKKLRFTKLSDSSV; encoded by the coding sequence atgGCTCAAATGTTAGAAGCCACTAAAGTCGGTGGAGGTTCGATCAAAGTGGGAACTACAGGTAAAGTTAGTGCATTGATGTCAAGAGAATTACATTCCAAGAAACCGTCTTCTCAGGCACCAACATCATCTAGGAATAAAGCTCCTACTGTTTGTGGTTTCATTGCTGGTAGCGCGACTAGTCCAAAGAGAATGAAGACTAGAACACCAAGTGATGAAGCAAGCAGCAGCGGAACAACATCTAAGCATAATACTAAAAGCCCCGAATCATTAAGGAAGACAAAGCACAACAACAGAAAAACACATCAAATTCCAATACTAGAATCAGAAAACATTTCAGTAGATGGAACTCCTATTAGCAAGAAACCTGACAGAAAGGGACCTTACATGGTGGAAATCGTTGATGTAAAATGCAAAAGTATGGACAGAACTTGGGCTACCCCTATAAAAAATAGCCTAAAGAAGCTCCGTTTCACAAAGCTATCTGACAGCTCGGTGTAA
- the LOC104649487 gene encoding ankyrin repeat family protein has product MASIPCTLHLTFSSSRPNFFSSCSVRLNSCFMGFSKLKSIGWCRPNGLGPNCGSRTTCWFNFRQNAETAGVYGSQSRDDFDRDDVEQYFNYMGMLAVEGTYDKMEALLSQNIHPVDILLLMASSEGDLPKIEELLRAGADYTVKDADGRTALDRAANDEVKDFIVNYKAQKA; this is encoded by the exons ATGGCTTCAATTCCATGTACTCTCCACTTAACTTTCTCTTCTTCAAgacccaattttttttcatcatgttCAGTAAGATTGAATTCTTGTTTTATGGGTTTTTCGAAATTGAAAAGTATAGGATGGTGTAGACCAAATGGATTAGGGCCAAATTGTGGTTCAAGAACTACTTGTTGGTTTAATTTCAGACAAAATGCTGAAACTGCTGGAGTTTATGGTAGTCAATCTCGTGATGATTTTGATAGAGATGATGTTGAGCAG TACTTCAACTACATGGGCATGCTTGCAGTTGAAGGAACATATGACAAGATGGAGGCTCTTTTAAGCCAAAACATACACCCGGTCGATATTTTACTGCTGATGGCTTCCTCTGAAGGCGACTTGCCAAAAATCGAAGAGCTACTGAGAGCTGGAGCAGATTACACAGTCAAAGATGCAGACGGACGTACTGCCCTTGACAGGGCTGCTAACGATGAAGTCAAAGACTTCATCGTTAACTATAAAGCCCAGAAGGCATAA